The Oceanicaulis sp. nucleotide sequence GGCATGGCCCCCGCCGATCAGAACGAGATCGCGGGTCAGGGGAAGCGTGGTCTGCATGAACGGGCGGGCCTTTCTCACCGGCGGAGCGAAGCGGCGGGCGGGAGGCTAGTTAGCCCGCTCCGCCCGGTCGCGCCAATCAACGCGCGAGCGCGCGTGAATATCCCTCATCACCGCGCGCTGAATTCGATTGACTTGAGACCGGCGCAGACCCAAATGCGCGCCGTCGTCCGCGCTGGCGGGCGGCGTTCTCTCAGGACCGGGTATGAGCGGGGCGCTTTTCTCCTCCAACCATCCGGCGGCCGACCGGCGCGCCGCCTTCGCCGAATCGATCGCCGCCGAGCGCGATTTCGCCGCGGCTGCTGAAGTCTACGCCGGCGCGCTCGAACTCGCGCCGGGCTGGGCGGCGGGCTGGTACAGGCTCGGCGAGCTGCTTGAGGCGGGCGGCCTGCTCACCGAAGCCGCCGCGGCCTGGGACCGCGCGGTGGCGCTCGATCCCGAAGACCCGTTCGGCGCGGCGCTGAAGCGCGATCTCTTGCGCGAGCGGCCGGTCAGCGAATCGATGCCGGCCGCCTTCGTGGCGCTGTTGTTCGATCAATACGCCCCGCGCTTTGAAAGCGCGCTCGTCGACCGGCTGAACTATCGCGGCCCCGAGCAGATCCTGGCTGCGCTCATGGCGGCGGGCTTCGCCCGCGCCGAGCACGTGCTCGATCTGGGATGCGGGACCGGGCTGATGGGCGAGGCGCTGCGCCCGCTCTGCGACCGGCTCGAAGGCGTGGACCTGTCTGCAGGCATGCTCGCCGAGGCCGCCGCGAAAGGCGTCTATGACCGGCTGGA carries:
- a CDS encoding methyltransferase domain-containing protein encodes the protein MSGALFSSNHPAADRRAAFAESIAAERDFAAAAEVYAGALELAPGWAAGWYRLGELLEAGGLLTEAAAAWDRAVALDPEDPFGAALKRDLLRERPVSESMPAAFVALLFDQYAPRFESALVDRLNYRGPEQILAALMAAGFARAEHVLDLGCGTGLMGEALRPLCDRLEGVDLSAGMLAEAAAKGVYDRLERGDITALPLTGAHYDLIVAADVFAFVGALEQVVAWCAASLAPGGRLAFTVEAGEAPVMLQESRRFAHSRAYLETLAADAGFGAASIEPCVVRTDRGAPVASWCVVYALDPAGQAREGDGEAALAL